The following are from one region of the Ruficoccus sp. ZRK36 genome:
- a CDS encoding type II secretion system protein yields MYTSRRAFSLIELLSVIAVIALLAGIIIPVIGRVRQHSHSVECSNNLRQVAMAIHLYGQENNGALPGPLLGGQIADYKMGTGQISGFIREYGDFEVTNETSPKIKALICPGSDELIEGDSPRYYSTRQTYVQTLSNDRAIPFGRPNGDPSKTVQAVRIMNILKPQSEWMMRDLDAIGAASYVGNDNACQQIAHGDFRNVSFFDGHVEAVPVDER; encoded by the coding sequence GCCGTCATCGCGTTATTGGCCGGGATTATTATTCCGGTCATCGGCAGAGTCCGGCAGCACTCCCATAGTGTTGAGTGTTCGAATAACCTGCGTCAAGTTGCCATGGCCATTCATCTGTACGGGCAGGAAAATAACGGTGCCTTACCGGGTCCGTTACTTGGTGGGCAGATCGCTGATTATAAAATGGGAACCGGACAGATATCCGGGTTTATCCGGGAGTACGGCGACTTCGAGGTGACGAATGAAACATCACCGAAGATCAAGGCCCTCATCTGCCCGGGTAGCGATGAGCTTATCGAGGGAGACAGTCCCCGCTACTATTCTACGCGCCAGACTTACGTCCAAACGCTGTCCAATGATCGTGCGATTCCTTTCGGACGCCCCAACGGAGATCCAAGTAAAACCGTCCAGGCCGTGCGTATCATGAATATCCTCAAGCCTCAAAGCGAATGGATGATGCGCGATCTCGATGCCATCGGAGCTGCATCGTACGTGGGGAATGATAATGCCTGCCAGCAAATCGCTCATGGAGATTTTCGCAACGTGTCTTTCTTTGACGGGCACGTCGAGGCTGTGCCGGTCGACGAAAGGTGA
- a CDS encoding sulfatase-like hydrolase/transferase, which produces MSTNKPNLLFVFSDQHRWCDLGCYGNGEVVSPHFNAFAGEGLRLDQCYSHCPLCVPARGTLLTARHAMKHRAAANDLPIDTSLESVAHVLNRAGYQSGYIGKWHLAGVPREQAVAPENRLGFQHWKVRQCSHDYLKPEYHDKEGVLHQCPGYEPAVQTDLAQAFIREHQDQPWGLVLSWGPPHDPYAAVPDRYKTLFDPDKLSLRPNVPERIEKSYRGPLDRDAIRHDLAGYYAHIAALDEQFGRLVQHVKDLGLWENTLIVYSSDHGDLMGSQGFTQKQLPYEESAHVPLLIGGGLPQLRQGTCCELIGLVDLFPTLLGALGLSYASDIDGSDLSALLSDSSAKGREALYLNNPIPCHFGADRGDASWRAIRKGSYCFAMNLDDGTDWFLYDLAKDPYQQENLLMKTPEMDRLASELRQELFCMVQAYDDALPGEQLIAKYQLTEAWNTSQRFFNLPALNES; this is translated from the coding sequence ATGAGTACGAATAAACCCAATCTCCTCTTTGTTTTTAGTGACCAGCATCGTTGGTGCGATCTTGGATGCTATGGGAATGGAGAAGTTGTCAGCCCACATTTTAACGCCTTCGCGGGTGAAGGGTTGCGCTTGGACCAATGCTACTCGCACTGCCCTCTTTGTGTTCCGGCTCGGGGCACGCTCTTGACCGCGCGTCATGCGATGAAGCATCGTGCCGCTGCCAATGATCTGCCTATCGATACCAGCCTCGAAAGCGTCGCTCACGTGCTAAACCGAGCCGGCTACCAAAGCGGCTATATCGGGAAATGGCATCTGGCGGGAGTCCCTCGCGAGCAGGCCGTCGCACCGGAAAATCGCCTTGGCTTTCAACACTGGAAGGTTCGCCAGTGCAGCCATGATTACCTTAAGCCGGAGTATCACGACAAGGAGGGTGTGCTCCATCAATGCCCGGGTTACGAGCCGGCAGTCCAAACCGATCTGGCTCAAGCATTCATCCGCGAGCATCAGGACCAGCCATGGGGACTCGTGCTCTCCTGGGGGCCGCCCCATGACCCCTATGCTGCGGTCCCAGACCGTTACAAGACGTTGTTCGATCCGGATAAACTCAGCCTGCGTCCAAATGTCCCCGAGCGCATCGAGAAGTCATACCGTGGGCCCCTCGATCGTGATGCCATACGCCATGACCTGGCCGGGTACTATGCACACATAGCGGCCCTAGACGAGCAGTTCGGGCGTCTGGTCCAGCATGTTAAGGATCTTGGCCTCTGGGAAAATACGCTCATCGTTTACAGCAGCGACCATGGGGATCTCATGGGGAGTCAGGGCTTCACACAGAAACAGCTGCCGTACGAAGAGTCTGCTCATGTCCCTTTGCTTATCGGAGGGGGACTGCCGCAGCTTCGCCAGGGCACCTGCTGTGAGCTTATTGGCTTGGTCGATCTGTTCCCTACGCTGCTTGGGGCGTTGGGCTTATCCTATGCCTCAGACATCGACGGCAGCGACCTGAGTGCTTTGCTTTCGGATTCATCTGCGAAGGGGAGAGAAGCCCTCTACTTGAACAATCCGATCCCCTGCCACTTTGGGGCAGATCGGGGGGATGCCTCCTGGCGTGCCATCCGCAAGGGTAGCTACTGCTTTGCGATGAATCTCGACGATGGTACCGACTGGTTCCTCTACGACCTGGCTAAGGACCCTTACCAGCAGGAGAACCTGCTGATGAAAACGCCGGAAATGGACCGACTCGCCAGTGAACTTCGCCAGGAGCTATTCTGTATGGTACAGGCGTATGATGACGCGCTCCCAGGGGAGCAACTGATTGCAAAATACCAGCTCACGGAAGCCTGGAACACGAGCCAACGTTTTTTCAACCTGCCTGCCTTGAACGAATCGTAG
- a CDS encoding FAD-dependent oxidoreductase, whose product MHINTDCLVIGGGPAGYAAAWAAAHMGVKTVIAERYGFLGGMGTVAGLNSFLNHHYEDKEDLSDGVYRRLVRRLYQAGSMYRAWEPNVDVFDLEDLKSTMEVSLAEEGVRILYHCAFDTIRRSGKGHTLRFVGKGDEVFVDAQYVIDTTGDADVCAKAGVPVSYGNNGARDMAQPMSMIVQLAGFNPSAYAAAGFSLSATGHACQGDCWREEIHAAREAGEWSIPRDSIAMWWSSPKDSTHIFINGTRVQGLLGCDPEQLSQAEMEGRRQARELAMFFRKYVPGFEHAYLLATGPQIGVRETRRIVGDYVLTKDDVFNGYHPDDTVAECAYPIDIHAAQGLATNVYKDRSIRYWVPYRCLVPKGADNMLAAGRCISADHQAAGSFRVMPTCMSLGEAAGTAVGIAAQEKTSLENLNGAAVRHVMDTRRGNALTDPGTGVFTP is encoded by the coding sequence ATGCACATCAATACAGATTGCCTGGTAATAGGAGGAGGGCCCGCGGGATATGCCGCAGCTTGGGCCGCTGCGCACATGGGGGTGAAGACCGTCATCGCCGAGCGCTATGGTTTTCTGGGTGGCATGGGTACGGTTGCCGGTCTGAACTCCTTTCTGAATCATCATTACGAGGATAAGGAAGACCTCTCAGATGGCGTTTATCGGCGTCTGGTGCGACGACTTTACCAAGCCGGGAGTATGTATCGAGCCTGGGAGCCAAATGTCGATGTATTCGACCTCGAAGATCTCAAATCTACGATGGAAGTCTCGTTGGCGGAAGAAGGCGTCCGTATCTTGTATCACTGTGCCTTCGACACAATCCGCAGGTCAGGAAAAGGCCATACTCTCCGGTTTGTTGGCAAAGGCGACGAGGTTTTTGTCGATGCTCAATACGTCATCGATACGACCGGTGACGCCGATGTCTGCGCCAAAGCAGGTGTTCCAGTCTCGTATGGCAACAACGGCGCCAGGGATATGGCACAGCCGATGAGTATGATCGTACAGTTGGCTGGCTTTAACCCTTCAGCGTACGCGGCTGCGGGTTTTAGCCTGAGCGCGACCGGCCATGCCTGTCAGGGCGATTGCTGGAGAGAGGAAATCCATGCTGCCCGAGAAGCCGGGGAATGGTCGATCCCGCGGGACAGTATCGCTATGTGGTGGAGCTCGCCCAAAGACTCTACCCACATCTTTATAAATGGGACGCGCGTACAAGGGCTTTTGGGGTGTGACCCCGAACAACTGAGCCAGGCAGAAATGGAAGGCCGACGTCAGGCCAGGGAGCTCGCCATGTTTTTCCGTAAATACGTCCCCGGCTTTGAGCATGCCTATCTTCTGGCGACAGGGCCGCAAATCGGTGTGCGAGAAACGAGGCGCATCGTTGGGGATTATGTCCTGACGAAAGATGATGTGTTCAACGGCTATCATCCTGATGACACGGTGGCCGAATGTGCGTATCCGATCGACATTCATGCTGCCCAAGGCCTTGCGACCAATGTCTACAAAGACAGATCCATTCGCTACTGGGTCCCGTATCGTTGTTTAGTCCCCAAGGGCGCGGATAATATGCTGGCCGCAGGCCGCTGCATCAGCGCAGACCATCAGGCGGCAGGCAGTTTTCGTGTCATGCCGACATGTATGTCACTGGGGGAAGCTGCGGGGACCGCCGTGGGGATTGCCGCTCAAGAAAAAACCTCCTTGGAGAACCTGAATGGAGCAGCCGTGCGCCATGTTATGGATACGCGCCGTGGCAACGCATTGACCGACCCCGGCACGGGCGTCTTTACTCCTTGA
- a CDS encoding MFS transporter codes for MSSKSPIPQSDRIPLGQKIAFALGGKMDYFATGVTINILWMPYFNIGLGIRPILLGTCLMILRGWDAISDPVMGNISDNARTRWGRRRPFMFVGAIATAMVYPFLWRPPEGWSEMGVFFYLLFVGWLFFTSYTCWSMPYFGLQLELTPNYDERTHLTAWMSFFSKLVALGGGWIMAIVTGPWFADPVTGDPDIVNGVLSCSWYFAALIVAIGIMPALFVKERYYEKEASKQAKEPFWQSLRESITCKPLWFLVGSSFFLSLGNSSVVSLGQYVNIYLINNGNLASASVIDGWRYTVIVVVGIASLPILTRLSEKYDKKTLVIAMLLVAMTGQLIYYFCLDPSRPYLQLIPAAMQAGGFSAIWLFLPSMKADVADYDELGTLRRREGSLNAFYSWFIKAANTCAMGIGGFTLELSGFDVSETTQTPEVLARMTWMFLLIPVTIWMLSLGLILYYPLTRNRLADIRLRLETRRGKL; via the coding sequence ATGTCTTCGAAATCTCCGATTCCCCAGTCCGACCGCATACCCTTGGGACAAAAGATCGCTTTCGCCTTGGGGGGTAAGATGGATTACTTCGCCACAGGAGTGACGATTAACATCCTCTGGATGCCGTACTTCAATATTGGTCTGGGAATTCGCCCGATCCTGCTGGGCACTTGCTTGATGATCCTAAGAGGCTGGGATGCGATTTCGGATCCCGTAATGGGAAACATCTCAGACAATGCCCGCACGCGCTGGGGACGGCGAAGACCGTTCATGTTCGTTGGGGCAATAGCGACTGCGATGGTCTATCCGTTTCTCTGGCGACCTCCAGAGGGCTGGAGCGAAATGGGTGTCTTTTTCTATCTTTTGTTTGTTGGGTGGCTCTTTTTCACTTCGTACACGTGTTGGTCGATGCCCTATTTCGGCCTGCAATTGGAGTTGACGCCAAACTACGACGAACGCACCCACTTGACGGCTTGGATGTCATTCTTTTCCAAGCTTGTCGCACTTGGAGGAGGCTGGATCATGGCCATTGTCACAGGTCCTTGGTTTGCAGACCCCGTCACGGGTGATCCTGACATCGTAAATGGCGTCTTGAGCTGCAGTTGGTACTTCGCGGCGCTCATCGTCGCCATCGGAATTATGCCAGCGCTCTTTGTCAAAGAACGCTACTATGAAAAGGAGGCCTCCAAGCAGGCCAAAGAACCTTTTTGGCAAAGCCTACGGGAAAGCATTACCTGTAAACCCTTGTGGTTTCTTGTAGGTTCCTCGTTTTTCCTCTCACTCGGCAACAGTTCCGTTGTCAGCCTGGGGCAATACGTTAACATATATCTCATCAACAACGGGAATTTAGCTAGCGCTTCGGTCATCGATGGCTGGCGCTACACCGTCATCGTTGTAGTGGGCATTGCTTCACTTCCGATACTAACGAGGCTCAGTGAAAAATATGACAAGAAAACTCTTGTTATAGCCATGCTACTTGTCGCCATGACAGGTCAACTTATTTACTACTTCTGTCTCGATCCGAGTAGGCCCTACCTCCAGCTTATTCCCGCCGCGATGCAAGCAGGAGGCTTCTCTGCCATTTGGTTATTTCTTCCATCGATGAAGGCCGACGTAGCCGACTATGACGAATTGGGAACCCTAAGGAGACGGGAAGGATCACTTAATGCATTTTATTCCTGGTTCATCAAGGCAGCCAACACATGCGCAATGGGTATTGGAGGCTTCACGTTAGAGCTATCTGGCTTCGATGTATCTGAGACAACACAAACACCAGAAGTCCTTGCCCGCATGACGTGGATGTTCCTGCTTATTCCAGTAACGATCTGGATGCTATCACTCGGGTTGATTCTTTATTATCCGCTAACGCGCAACCGGTTGGCGGATATCCGTCTGCGACTGGAAACCCGCCGAGGCAAGCTATAG
- a CDS encoding type II secretion system protein, translating into MNRQVGVKSRMRLQQRAFTLVEILVALMVVAVLAGIISLALPSVVKQTRQSKCLSNLRQIGIGFKLYASDHQQDIVSGAASPSWYRVLCNENYISKDVLYCPARDSISTTPNNYSMNGRIGVGQSGTMGIEKMPQAVNPAQTMCVADAPMRSKGVFYSLMYPAGDARAQAVHDDGLNILYLDGHVSWVQLSDVFTTGESQKAGSPGHMFWFGD; encoded by the coding sequence ATGAACAGGCAAGTTGGAGTGAAGAGCAGAATGAGGCTCCAGCAGCGAGCATTTACGTTAGTAGAAATACTCGTTGCTCTGATGGTCGTTGCGGTGCTTGCAGGGATCATTTCGTTAGCCCTGCCGAGTGTGGTAAAGCAAACCAGGCAGTCCAAATGCCTGTCAAATCTCCGTCAGATAGGCATCGGTTTTAAACTCTATGCCAGCGATCATCAGCAGGACATTGTTTCAGGAGCTGCCTCGCCTTCTTGGTATCGAGTGCTTTGCAACGAGAACTATATTTCCAAGGACGTACTCTATTGCCCTGCGCGTGACAGTATCTCTACCACTCCCAATAATTATTCCATGAACGGGCGTATAGGTGTAGGTCAATCGGGGACGATGGGTATTGAGAAAATGCCCCAGGCAGTCAACCCTGCTCAGACCATGTGTGTGGCAGATGCCCCCATGAGGAGCAAAGGCGTATTTTACTCTCTCATGTATCCCGCTGGTGATGCGAGGGCGCAGGCAGTTCACGACGACGGGTTGAATATCCTGTATTTAGATGGTCATGTCAGTTGGGTTCAACTTTCTGACGTTTTCACGACTGGCGAGTCTCAGAAAGCAGGAAGCCCAGGCCACATGTTTTGGTTTGGTGATTGA
- a CDS encoding LacI family DNA-binding transcriptional regulator, protein MPNFYMPTEYQATPKKVLLSSPPQQPMFSVAKAVGGKHAIKAMRKRITSQQLADYLGLARSTVSMALSDSPKIKKQTKELVQRAARELDYIPNVIARAMPTGKTRVLGFITQLTTPEIKFRLLMGVMNAATEAGYHIKLIPTEWKMDSAEIARICIGECLGGVLVTQVWDETIGELVESLHARSIPVATMLSGFSHRKVANALSDDSVGIHEAIEHLVGLGHRKIAYLGGDPQVASERARRDAFLHAVKIHKLALPSRFLVEKSFIADEAKVAFRTMLESGPPPSAVLCGNDQIAMVAIRTARSMGVNVPTDISVVGFSNTEMAKWCDPPLASINQGFEEVGKMATQAVLRALAKNRISTSVRKSVPSHFIARASTAPAHK, encoded by the coding sequence TTGCCTAATTTCTACATGCCAACCGAGTATCAGGCTACGCCAAAGAAGGTATTGTTGTCCAGTCCGCCCCAGCAGCCGATGTTCAGTGTTGCGAAAGCCGTCGGTGGCAAGCATGCTATAAAGGCAATGCGTAAGCGGATCACGTCGCAACAATTGGCTGATTATTTAGGACTGGCCCGTTCAACGGTATCCATGGCCCTCAGTGATTCACCTAAGATAAAGAAGCAAACCAAGGAATTGGTTCAGAGGGCGGCCCGTGAGTTGGACTATATCCCAAATGTGATTGCCAGGGCTATGCCCACCGGCAAAACCCGAGTGCTTGGATTTATCACTCAATTGACTACGCCGGAAATCAAGTTTCGCTTGTTGATGGGAGTCATGAATGCGGCCACTGAGGCTGGGTATCACATCAAACTGATCCCAACAGAGTGGAAAATGGATTCTGCCGAGATTGCTCGTATTTGCATTGGAGAATGCCTGGGAGGGGTCCTGGTGACTCAGGTTTGGGATGAGACGATAGGTGAGTTGGTTGAAAGTCTTCACGCGCGCTCTATCCCAGTTGCTACTATGTTAAGTGGCTTTTCTCACAGAAAAGTGGCCAACGCACTCTCCGATGACAGTGTGGGCATCCATGAAGCGATCGAGCATCTGGTGGGGTTGGGCCACCGGAAAATAGCTTATTTGGGGGGCGATCCTCAGGTGGCTTCTGAAAGGGCTCGTCGCGATGCCTTCCTGCATGCGGTTAAGATTCATAAGTTAGCGCTCCCTTCGCGATTTCTTGTGGAAAAGAGCTTTATTGCTGACGAAGCAAAGGTGGCCTTTCGGACTATGCTTGAATCCGGCCCGCCTCCTAGCGCGGTACTGTGCGGGAATGACCAAATTGCCATGGTGGCCATACGTACGGCACGTAGCATGGGGGTTAATGTCCCCACAGACATTTCGGTGGTAGGCTTTTCAAACACGGAAATGGCGAAGTGGTGTGATCCGCCTTTGGCATCTATTAATCAAGGCTTCGAAGAAGTTGGCAAAATGGCGACACAGGCGGTGCTGCGGGCATTAGCTAAAAATCGCATCAGCACATCAGTCCGAAAGAGTGTTCCCAGCCATTTTATTGCCCGTGCCTCCACGGCTCCGGCGCATAAATGA
- a CDS encoding MFS transporter has product MPSPLSNSPSAPRKQWRCGTLTYTSSGILVLFMILLFGDFSWSMRERSVGPMAQWYLNSLNVPNLVFALILSSFPALIGFFLGPIISYKSDRYRSKWGRRIPFLLVTTPIAAFGMIGIAVTPLIADWLHTHHFSGQSEWVVSVACFSVFWAAFEFATIIGQSVFGGLINDVVPKELLGRFYGFFRAISLIDGMFFNYWIMGEVPSHFTLIMLIIAVFYGTSFLWVCLKVKEGDYPPPSPVTSNQPGICGRFWAGVKEYVRDCYTNPYYLAIFAMIMFSLVAISSVNIFALPYAKSLDIDMDTYGDYLSLAFLISLCLSFFLGWLVDLFHPLRMVIISLTGYMLVTGWGFIFANDQKSFLIAWVLHGVLSGCFYTSAASLGQRLYPHDKYAQFSSAQSTLNSPANILIGPMLGFVIDLSGNAYRYAFLCAALLTIAALICSAYVLKRFIQLGGTKSYEAP; this is encoded by the coding sequence ATGCCCTCCCCTCTTTCCAACTCCCCAAGCGCCCCCCGGAAACAATGGCGCTGCGGAACCCTGACCTATACCTCCAGCGGGATATTGGTCCTTTTCATGATCCTGCTATTCGGTGACTTCTCTTGGTCCATGCGCGAACGCTCTGTCGGCCCGATGGCTCAATGGTATTTAAACAGCCTCAATGTCCCAAACCTGGTTTTCGCTTTAATTCTCAGTTCCTTCCCCGCCCTGATCGGCTTTTTCCTCGGCCCCATTATCAGCTACAAGTCGGATCGCTATCGAAGTAAATGGGGGCGGCGAATACCCTTCTTACTCGTGACGACGCCCATCGCGGCCTTTGGAATGATCGGCATCGCGGTCACCCCGTTGATCGCGGATTGGCTGCATACCCACCACTTCTCCGGACAGAGCGAATGGGTGGTTTCAGTAGCATGCTTTAGCGTATTCTGGGCGGCTTTTGAATTTGCGACGATTATAGGCCAGTCCGTCTTCGGCGGACTCATTAATGATGTGGTTCCGAAAGAACTGCTTGGTCGATTTTATGGTTTCTTCAGAGCCATCAGCCTCATCGACGGCATGTTTTTCAACTACTGGATCATGGGAGAGGTCCCATCGCACTTTACTTTGATAATGCTGATTATCGCAGTCTTTTATGGGACCTCATTCCTGTGGGTCTGCCTAAAAGTTAAGGAGGGGGACTATCCGCCACCGTCCCCTGTCACATCTAACCAACCGGGCATTTGCGGCAGGTTTTGGGCCGGAGTGAAAGAATATGTCCGAGACTGCTATACCAACCCCTACTATCTTGCGATCTTCGCAATGATCATGTTCTCCCTGGTTGCCATCAGTTCGGTAAACATCTTCGCGCTTCCCTACGCCAAAAGTCTCGACATCGACATGGACACTTACGGGGACTATCTCTCGCTCGCCTTCCTTATCTCACTTTGCCTTTCTTTTTTCCTTGGGTGGCTTGTCGACTTGTTTCACCCCTTACGCATGGTGATCATCTCGCTAACAGGCTATATGCTCGTTACCGGCTGGGGATTCATCTTTGCGAATGACCAAAAAAGTTTCCTGATCGCCTGGGTGCTTCACGGGGTCTTATCCGGATGCTTTTATACTTCCGCGGCCTCACTGGGGCAACGCCTCTACCCGCATGATAAATATGCACAGTTTTCATCCGCTCAAAGTACGCTTAACTCACCAGCGAATATTCTGATCGGGCCAATGCTCGGTTTCGTCATCGACCTTTCTGGAAACGCTTATCGCTATGCGTTTCTATGCGCTGCCCTTTTAACCATCGCTGCCCTGATCTGCAGTGCTTACGTGCTGAAGCGTTTTATTCAACTCGGAGGCACGAAAAGCTACGAAGCTCCATGA